Proteins from a single region of Choristoneura fumiferana chromosome 27, NRCan_CFum_1, whole genome shotgun sequence:
- the Jasper gene encoding JIL-1 anchoring and stabilizing protein isoform X4, whose amino-acid sequence MGKKVREYKSGDFIFAKVKGYPAWPARVQKPNGKKYFVYFYGTGETANLPPNMIFDYAENKDKFLNKSVKRKDFNDGVRQIDHDFANNVPLEQVIGALADVEPAPADDTMNDSVNDTVDDSAIADTTADETMDDKGRKSTPKTPATPKAKEGKAPRGRPRKEDAKEVEVEAKEVEEKKDEEIVSRSGRKIRPKRYMDEQTEDNATLPSPAPKKRRGASPSVEKEKPEPKEKPQDKNLKAYNTVQQSELRELKEPFKSADPERENILITYLPSGAYCGVKLFQSRPTSFKNEASRLQWDKQAASNAITLKRQLEKGQITPQSISAQLVMELNLTDEQKAMLDKDRDLEIKKSRLHFLKTEMKLIELDAKIKTCLSLEKADTELCLKLIDEILELDLAALMLLKHPTCMETVKRMRVYVGNAPSWEMSESEALTFSKQAHRIRNKADALFITMRDLFDVPEGLSFWEYFNERVAQFKAVTAELHADKLLEMVHEPIEMSQPSHHTMKAAIDAANEDDAAESEDAAQKKKATPAKGKKEKVNNTPSKTPLKRQSSRKQQQQEEKEAEKPAEEEPKEPDVNEKEETEKTDANETPKENDDTEKTNDIEKANDIDSEEADKEVEKLNDQSEKTEEKETEAEEKDKGQGDSEKVEDSPKEKESNSKEKNDEAKSKPESSKEKSEEKESEEKDKTVKDSKKSKEDKSSSSEKNSKTKEKNSKDEAKNSKDTKDAKSVKVGDKRKDKKDEKEKSEEKEKVDVDEPRAKRSRESKKTEPPPRSPAKRKSKS is encoded by the exons atggGCAAGAAAGTGAGAGAATACAAGTCCGGCGACTTTATATTCGCGAAAGTTAAAGGATATCCAGCATGGCCGGCTCGA GTGCAGAAACCAAATGGAAAGAAGTATTTTGTGTACTTCTACGGGACAGGAGAGAC AGCCAATCTACCTCCAAACATGATATTCGATTATGCTGAGAACAAGGACAAGTTTTTGAACAAATCGGTGAAGCGCAAAGACTTTAATGATGGGGTTAGGCAGATTGATCATGACTTTGCCAACAATGTGCCACTTGAGCAGGTTATTGGTGCTTTGGCG GATGTGGAACCAGCTCCAGCCGATGATACAATGAATGATTCAGTCAATGACACTGTAGATGACTCCGCCATTGCTGACACAACTGCTGACGAAACCATGGATGAC AAAGGAAGGAAGTCTACCCCGAAGACGCCTGCGACCCCCAAAGCTAAAGAGGGGAAGGCGCCCCGAGGCCGTCCCAGGAAGGAAGACGCTAAAGAGGTGGAAGTGGAAGCTAAAGAGGTGGAGGAGAAGAAGGATGAGGAGATCGTGAGCAGGAGCGGGAGGAAGATACGGCCCAAGAG ATATATGGACGAACAAACAGAAGATAACGCGACGCTGCCTTCGCCGGCGCCCAAGAAACGCCGCGGCGCGTCGCCTAGCGTAGAAAAAGAGAAACCAGAGCCCAAGGAGAAGCCTCAGGACAAAAATTTGAAGGCTTACAACACTGTACAACAG TCAGAACTACGAGAATTGAAAGAACCATTCAAAAGCG CCGATCCAGAGCGAGAAAACATACTGATCACGTACCTGCCCTCCGGAGCGTATTGCGGAGTGAAGCTATTCCAGTCGCGGCCGACCAGCTTCAAGAACGAAGCCTCCAGGCTGCAGTGGGACAAGCAAGCCGCCTCTAACGCCATCACGCTCAAGCGGCAGCTTG AGAAAGGCCAAATAACGCCGCAGTCGATTTCGGCTCAACTGGTGATGGAGCTCAACCTCACTGATGAACAAAAAGCCATGCTGGACAAGGACAGAGATCTCG AAATAAAGAAGTCCCGTCTACACTTCCTCAAGACGGAGATGAAGCTTATCGAGTTGGACGCGAAGATAAAGACCTGTCTCAGCCTCGAGAAGGCCGATACGGAGCTATGCCTCAAGTTGATTGACGAGATCCTAG AATTAGATCTAGCCGCCCTGATGCTGCTGAAGCACCCGACCTGCATGGAGACAGTCAAGCGCATGCGCGTGTACGTCGGCAACGCGCCCTCCTGGGAGATGAGCGAGAGCGAAGCGCTCACCTTCAGCAAGCAGGCGCATCGCATACGGAACAAGGCGGACGCGCTGTTCATCACCATGCGG GATTTGTTCGACGTGCCGGAAGGCCTGTCCTTCTGGGAGTACTTCAACGAGCGAGTCGCGCAGTTCAAAGCCGTCACCGCGGAGCTGCACGCCGACAAGTTATTAGAGATGGTGCACGAGCCTATAG aaatgagCCAACCCAGCCACCACACGATGAAGGCAGCCATCGACGCTGCCAATGAGGACGATGCGGCCGAATCTGAGGACGCGGCACAGAAGAAGAAGGCAACACCTG CTAAAGGCAAGAAAGAGAAAGTAAACAACACTCCATCAAAAACGCCGCTGAAACGACAATCTTCtagaaaacaacaacaacaagaagAGAAAGAAGCAGAGAAGCCCGCGGAAGAAGAGCCAAAAGAACCAGACGTTAACGAAAAGGAAGAAACTGAAAAAACTGACGCTAACGAAACACCCAAAGAGAATGACGACACTGAGAAAACAAATGATATTGAAAAGGCAAATGACATTGACTCAGAAGAAGCTGATAAGGAAGTTGAAAAACTAAATGATCAGTCAGAGAAAACTGAAGAGAAAGAGACAGAAGCTGAAGAAAAAGATAAGGGTCAAGGTGATAGTGAAAAAGTAGAGGACAGTCCGAAGGAAAAGGAATCGAATTCTAAAGAAAAGAATGATGAAGCTAAAAGTAAACCTGAATCGAGTAAAGAGAAATCAGAGGAAAAGGAGAGTGAAGAAAAGGATAAAACTGTTAAAGACAGTAAAAAATCGAAAGAAGACAAAAGTTCAAGTAGTGAAAAGAATTccaaaactaaagaaaaaaattcaaaagatGAAGCGAAAAACTCTAAAGATACTAAAGACGCTAAGAGTGTCAAAGTGGGGGATAAGCGGAAAGACAAGAAGGATGAGAAAGAGAAGTCGGAAGAGAAAGAGAAGGTTGATGTTGACGAGCCCCGGGCAAAGCGATCGAGAGAG
- the Jasper gene encoding JIL-1 anchoring and stabilizing protein isoform X3: MGKKVREYKSGDFIFAKVKGYPAWPARVQKPNGKKYFVYFYGTGETANLPPNMIFDYAENKDKFLNKSVKRKDFNDGVRQIDHDFANNVPLEQVIGALADVEPAPADDTMNDSVNDTVDDSAIADTTADETMDDQKGRKSTPKTPATPKAKEGKAPRGRPRKEDAKEVEVEAKEVEEKKDEEIVSRSGRKIRPKRYMDEQTEDNATLPSPAPKKRRGASPSVEKEKPEPKEKPQDKNLKAYNTVQQSELRELKEPFKSADPERENILITYLPSGAYCGVKLFQSRPTSFKNEASRLQWDKQAASNAITLKRQLEKGQITPQSISAQLVMELNLTDEQKAMLDKDRDLEIKKSRLHFLKTEMKLIELDAKIKTCLSLEKADTELCLKLIDEILELDLAALMLLKHPTCMETVKRMRVYVGNAPSWEMSESEALTFSKQAHRIRNKADALFITMRDLFDVPEGLSFWEYFNERVAQFKAVTAELHADKLLEMVHEPIEMSQPSHHTMKAAIDAANEDDAAESEDAAQKKKATPAKGKKEKVNNTPSKTPLKRQSSRKQQQQEEKEAEKPAEEEPKEPDVNEKEETEKTDANETPKENDDTEKTNDIEKANDIDSEEADKEVEKLNDQSEKTEEKETEAEEKDKGQGDSEKVEDSPKEKESNSKEKNDEAKSKPESSKEKSEEKESEEKDKTVKDSKKSKEDKSSSSEKNSKTKEKNSKDEAKNSKDTKDAKSVKVGDKRKDKKDEKEKSEEKEKVDVDEPRAKRSRESKKTEPPPRSPAKRKSKS; this comes from the exons atggGCAAGAAAGTGAGAGAATACAAGTCCGGCGACTTTATATTCGCGAAAGTTAAAGGATATCCAGCATGGCCGGCTCGA GTGCAGAAACCAAATGGAAAGAAGTATTTTGTGTACTTCTACGGGACAGGAGAGAC AGCCAATCTACCTCCAAACATGATATTCGATTATGCTGAGAACAAGGACAAGTTTTTGAACAAATCGGTGAAGCGCAAAGACTTTAATGATGGGGTTAGGCAGATTGATCATGACTTTGCCAACAATGTGCCACTTGAGCAGGTTATTGGTGCTTTGGCG GATGTGGAACCAGCTCCAGCCGATGATACAATGAATGATTCAGTCAATGACACTGTAGATGACTCCGCCATTGCTGACACAACTGCTGACGAAACCATGGATGAC CAGAAAGGAAGGAAGTCTACCCCGAAGACGCCTGCGACCCCCAAAGCTAAAGAGGGGAAGGCGCCCCGAGGCCGTCCCAGGAAGGAAGACGCTAAAGAGGTGGAAGTGGAAGCTAAAGAGGTGGAGGAGAAGAAGGATGAGGAGATCGTGAGCAGGAGCGGGAGGAAGATACGGCCCAAGAG ATATATGGACGAACAAACAGAAGATAACGCGACGCTGCCTTCGCCGGCGCCCAAGAAACGCCGCGGCGCGTCGCCTAGCGTAGAAAAAGAGAAACCAGAGCCCAAGGAGAAGCCTCAGGACAAAAATTTGAAGGCTTACAACACTGTACAACAG TCAGAACTACGAGAATTGAAAGAACCATTCAAAAGCG CCGATCCAGAGCGAGAAAACATACTGATCACGTACCTGCCCTCCGGAGCGTATTGCGGAGTGAAGCTATTCCAGTCGCGGCCGACCAGCTTCAAGAACGAAGCCTCCAGGCTGCAGTGGGACAAGCAAGCCGCCTCTAACGCCATCACGCTCAAGCGGCAGCTTG AGAAAGGCCAAATAACGCCGCAGTCGATTTCGGCTCAACTGGTGATGGAGCTCAACCTCACTGATGAACAAAAAGCCATGCTGGACAAGGACAGAGATCTCG AAATAAAGAAGTCCCGTCTACACTTCCTCAAGACGGAGATGAAGCTTATCGAGTTGGACGCGAAGATAAAGACCTGTCTCAGCCTCGAGAAGGCCGATACGGAGCTATGCCTCAAGTTGATTGACGAGATCCTAG AATTAGATCTAGCCGCCCTGATGCTGCTGAAGCACCCGACCTGCATGGAGACAGTCAAGCGCATGCGCGTGTACGTCGGCAACGCGCCCTCCTGGGAGATGAGCGAGAGCGAAGCGCTCACCTTCAGCAAGCAGGCGCATCGCATACGGAACAAGGCGGACGCGCTGTTCATCACCATGCGG GATTTGTTCGACGTGCCGGAAGGCCTGTCCTTCTGGGAGTACTTCAACGAGCGAGTCGCGCAGTTCAAAGCCGTCACCGCGGAGCTGCACGCCGACAAGTTATTAGAGATGGTGCACGAGCCTATAG aaatgagCCAACCCAGCCACCACACGATGAAGGCAGCCATCGACGCTGCCAATGAGGACGATGCGGCCGAATCTGAGGACGCGGCACAGAAGAAGAAGGCAACACCTG CTAAAGGCAAGAAAGAGAAAGTAAACAACACTCCATCAAAAACGCCGCTGAAACGACAATCTTCtagaaaacaacaacaacaagaagAGAAAGAAGCAGAGAAGCCCGCGGAAGAAGAGCCAAAAGAACCAGACGTTAACGAAAAGGAAGAAACTGAAAAAACTGACGCTAACGAAACACCCAAAGAGAATGACGACACTGAGAAAACAAATGATATTGAAAAGGCAAATGACATTGACTCAGAAGAAGCTGATAAGGAAGTTGAAAAACTAAATGATCAGTCAGAGAAAACTGAAGAGAAAGAGACAGAAGCTGAAGAAAAAGATAAGGGTCAAGGTGATAGTGAAAAAGTAGAGGACAGTCCGAAGGAAAAGGAATCGAATTCTAAAGAAAAGAATGATGAAGCTAAAAGTAAACCTGAATCGAGTAAAGAGAAATCAGAGGAAAAGGAGAGTGAAGAAAAGGATAAAACTGTTAAAGACAGTAAAAAATCGAAAGAAGACAAAAGTTCAAGTAGTGAAAAGAATTccaaaactaaagaaaaaaattcaaaagatGAAGCGAAAAACTCTAAAGATACTAAAGACGCTAAGAGTGTCAAAGTGGGGGATAAGCGGAAAGACAAGAAGGATGAGAAAGAGAAGTCGGAAGAGAAAGAGAAGGTTGATGTTGACGAGCCCCGGGCAAAGCGATCGAGAGAG
- the Jasper gene encoding JIL-1 anchoring and stabilizing protein isoform X2, which yields MGKKVREYKSGDFIFAKVKGYPAWPARVQKPNGKKYFVYFYGTGETANLPPNMIFDYAENKDKFLNKSVKRKDFNDGVRQIDHDFANNVPLEQVIGALADVEPAPADDTMNDSVNDTVDDSAIADTTADETMDDTANSTAVNDGTVDDSDETGALVIDEGKKGRKSTPKTPATPKAKEGKAPRGRPRKEDAKEVEVEAKEVEEKKDEEIVSRSGRKIRPKRYMDEQTEDNATLPSPAPKKRRGASPSVEKEKPEPKEKPQDKNLKAYNTVQQSELRELKEPFKSADPERENILITYLPSGAYCGVKLFQSRPTSFKNEASRLQWDKQAASNAITLKRQLEKGQITPQSISAQLVMELNLTDEQKAMLDKDRDLEIKKSRLHFLKTEMKLIELDAKIKTCLSLEKADTELCLKLIDEILELDLAALMLLKHPTCMETVKRMRVYVGNAPSWEMSESEALTFSKQAHRIRNKADALFITMRDLFDVPEGLSFWEYFNERVAQFKAVTAELHADKLLEMVHEPIEMSQPSHHTMKAAIDAANEDDAAESEDAAQKKKATPAKGKKEKVNNTPSKTPLKRQSSRKQQQQEEKEAEKPAEEEPKEPDVNEKEETEKTDANETPKENDDTEKTNDIEKANDIDSEEADKEVEKLNDQSEKTEEKETEAEEKDKGQGDSEKVEDSPKEKESNSKEKNDEAKSKPESSKEKSEEKESEEKDKTVKDSKKSKEDKSSSSEKNSKTKEKNSKDEAKNSKDTKDAKSVKVGDKRKDKKDEKEKSEEKEKVDVDEPRAKRSRESKKTEPPPRSPAKRKSKS from the exons atggGCAAGAAAGTGAGAGAATACAAGTCCGGCGACTTTATATTCGCGAAAGTTAAAGGATATCCAGCATGGCCGGCTCGA GTGCAGAAACCAAATGGAAAGAAGTATTTTGTGTACTTCTACGGGACAGGAGAGAC AGCCAATCTACCTCCAAACATGATATTCGATTATGCTGAGAACAAGGACAAGTTTTTGAACAAATCGGTGAAGCGCAAAGACTTTAATGATGGGGTTAGGCAGATTGATCATGACTTTGCCAACAATGTGCCACTTGAGCAGGTTATTGGTGCTTTGGCG GATGTGGAACCAGCTCCAGCCGATGATACAATGAATGATTCAGTCAATGACACTGTAGATGACTCCGCCATTGCTGACACAACTGCTGACGAAACCATGGATGAC ACCGCTAATTCTACGGCAGTAAACGATGGTACAGTGGATGATTCGGACGAAACCGGTGCCTTGGTCATTGATGAAGGAAAg AAAGGAAGGAAGTCTACCCCGAAGACGCCTGCGACCCCCAAAGCTAAAGAGGGGAAGGCGCCCCGAGGCCGTCCCAGGAAGGAAGACGCTAAAGAGGTGGAAGTGGAAGCTAAAGAGGTGGAGGAGAAGAAGGATGAGGAGATCGTGAGCAGGAGCGGGAGGAAGATACGGCCCAAGAG ATATATGGACGAACAAACAGAAGATAACGCGACGCTGCCTTCGCCGGCGCCCAAGAAACGCCGCGGCGCGTCGCCTAGCGTAGAAAAAGAGAAACCAGAGCCCAAGGAGAAGCCTCAGGACAAAAATTTGAAGGCTTACAACACTGTACAACAG TCAGAACTACGAGAATTGAAAGAACCATTCAAAAGCG CCGATCCAGAGCGAGAAAACATACTGATCACGTACCTGCCCTCCGGAGCGTATTGCGGAGTGAAGCTATTCCAGTCGCGGCCGACCAGCTTCAAGAACGAAGCCTCCAGGCTGCAGTGGGACAAGCAAGCCGCCTCTAACGCCATCACGCTCAAGCGGCAGCTTG AGAAAGGCCAAATAACGCCGCAGTCGATTTCGGCTCAACTGGTGATGGAGCTCAACCTCACTGATGAACAAAAAGCCATGCTGGACAAGGACAGAGATCTCG AAATAAAGAAGTCCCGTCTACACTTCCTCAAGACGGAGATGAAGCTTATCGAGTTGGACGCGAAGATAAAGACCTGTCTCAGCCTCGAGAAGGCCGATACGGAGCTATGCCTCAAGTTGATTGACGAGATCCTAG AATTAGATCTAGCCGCCCTGATGCTGCTGAAGCACCCGACCTGCATGGAGACAGTCAAGCGCATGCGCGTGTACGTCGGCAACGCGCCCTCCTGGGAGATGAGCGAGAGCGAAGCGCTCACCTTCAGCAAGCAGGCGCATCGCATACGGAACAAGGCGGACGCGCTGTTCATCACCATGCGG GATTTGTTCGACGTGCCGGAAGGCCTGTCCTTCTGGGAGTACTTCAACGAGCGAGTCGCGCAGTTCAAAGCCGTCACCGCGGAGCTGCACGCCGACAAGTTATTAGAGATGGTGCACGAGCCTATAG aaatgagCCAACCCAGCCACCACACGATGAAGGCAGCCATCGACGCTGCCAATGAGGACGATGCGGCCGAATCTGAGGACGCGGCACAGAAGAAGAAGGCAACACCTG CTAAAGGCAAGAAAGAGAAAGTAAACAACACTCCATCAAAAACGCCGCTGAAACGACAATCTTCtagaaaacaacaacaacaagaagAGAAAGAAGCAGAGAAGCCCGCGGAAGAAGAGCCAAAAGAACCAGACGTTAACGAAAAGGAAGAAACTGAAAAAACTGACGCTAACGAAACACCCAAAGAGAATGACGACACTGAGAAAACAAATGATATTGAAAAGGCAAATGACATTGACTCAGAAGAAGCTGATAAGGAAGTTGAAAAACTAAATGATCAGTCAGAGAAAACTGAAGAGAAAGAGACAGAAGCTGAAGAAAAAGATAAGGGTCAAGGTGATAGTGAAAAAGTAGAGGACAGTCCGAAGGAAAAGGAATCGAATTCTAAAGAAAAGAATGATGAAGCTAAAAGTAAACCTGAATCGAGTAAAGAGAAATCAGAGGAAAAGGAGAGTGAAGAAAAGGATAAAACTGTTAAAGACAGTAAAAAATCGAAAGAAGACAAAAGTTCAAGTAGTGAAAAGAATTccaaaactaaagaaaaaaattcaaaagatGAAGCGAAAAACTCTAAAGATACTAAAGACGCTAAGAGTGTCAAAGTGGGGGATAAGCGGAAAGACAAGAAGGATGAGAAAGAGAAGTCGGAAGAGAAAGAGAAGGTTGATGTTGACGAGCCCCGGGCAAAGCGATCGAGAGAG
- the Jasper gene encoding JIL-1 anchoring and stabilizing protein isoform X1, giving the protein MGKKVREYKSGDFIFAKVKGYPAWPARVQKPNGKKYFVYFYGTGETANLPPNMIFDYAENKDKFLNKSVKRKDFNDGVRQIDHDFANNVPLEQVIGALADVEPAPADDTMNDSVNDTVDDSAIADTTADETMDDTANSTAVNDGTVDDSDETGALVIDEGKQKGRKSTPKTPATPKAKEGKAPRGRPRKEDAKEVEVEAKEVEEKKDEEIVSRSGRKIRPKRYMDEQTEDNATLPSPAPKKRRGASPSVEKEKPEPKEKPQDKNLKAYNTVQQSELRELKEPFKSADPERENILITYLPSGAYCGVKLFQSRPTSFKNEASRLQWDKQAASNAITLKRQLEKGQITPQSISAQLVMELNLTDEQKAMLDKDRDLEIKKSRLHFLKTEMKLIELDAKIKTCLSLEKADTELCLKLIDEILELDLAALMLLKHPTCMETVKRMRVYVGNAPSWEMSESEALTFSKQAHRIRNKADALFITMRDLFDVPEGLSFWEYFNERVAQFKAVTAELHADKLLEMVHEPIEMSQPSHHTMKAAIDAANEDDAAESEDAAQKKKATPAKGKKEKVNNTPSKTPLKRQSSRKQQQQEEKEAEKPAEEEPKEPDVNEKEETEKTDANETPKENDDTEKTNDIEKANDIDSEEADKEVEKLNDQSEKTEEKETEAEEKDKGQGDSEKVEDSPKEKESNSKEKNDEAKSKPESSKEKSEEKESEEKDKTVKDSKKSKEDKSSSSEKNSKTKEKNSKDEAKNSKDTKDAKSVKVGDKRKDKKDEKEKSEEKEKVDVDEPRAKRSRESKKTEPPPRSPAKRKSKS; this is encoded by the exons atggGCAAGAAAGTGAGAGAATACAAGTCCGGCGACTTTATATTCGCGAAAGTTAAAGGATATCCAGCATGGCCGGCTCGA GTGCAGAAACCAAATGGAAAGAAGTATTTTGTGTACTTCTACGGGACAGGAGAGAC AGCCAATCTACCTCCAAACATGATATTCGATTATGCTGAGAACAAGGACAAGTTTTTGAACAAATCGGTGAAGCGCAAAGACTTTAATGATGGGGTTAGGCAGATTGATCATGACTTTGCCAACAATGTGCCACTTGAGCAGGTTATTGGTGCTTTGGCG GATGTGGAACCAGCTCCAGCCGATGATACAATGAATGATTCAGTCAATGACACTGTAGATGACTCCGCCATTGCTGACACAACTGCTGACGAAACCATGGATGAC ACCGCTAATTCTACGGCAGTAAACGATGGTACAGTGGATGATTCGGACGAAACCGGTGCCTTGGTCATTGATGAAGGAAAg CAGAAAGGAAGGAAGTCTACCCCGAAGACGCCTGCGACCCCCAAAGCTAAAGAGGGGAAGGCGCCCCGAGGCCGTCCCAGGAAGGAAGACGCTAAAGAGGTGGAAGTGGAAGCTAAAGAGGTGGAGGAGAAGAAGGATGAGGAGATCGTGAGCAGGAGCGGGAGGAAGATACGGCCCAAGAG ATATATGGACGAACAAACAGAAGATAACGCGACGCTGCCTTCGCCGGCGCCCAAGAAACGCCGCGGCGCGTCGCCTAGCGTAGAAAAAGAGAAACCAGAGCCCAAGGAGAAGCCTCAGGACAAAAATTTGAAGGCTTACAACACTGTACAACAG TCAGAACTACGAGAATTGAAAGAACCATTCAAAAGCG CCGATCCAGAGCGAGAAAACATACTGATCACGTACCTGCCCTCCGGAGCGTATTGCGGAGTGAAGCTATTCCAGTCGCGGCCGACCAGCTTCAAGAACGAAGCCTCCAGGCTGCAGTGGGACAAGCAAGCCGCCTCTAACGCCATCACGCTCAAGCGGCAGCTTG AGAAAGGCCAAATAACGCCGCAGTCGATTTCGGCTCAACTGGTGATGGAGCTCAACCTCACTGATGAACAAAAAGCCATGCTGGACAAGGACAGAGATCTCG AAATAAAGAAGTCCCGTCTACACTTCCTCAAGACGGAGATGAAGCTTATCGAGTTGGACGCGAAGATAAAGACCTGTCTCAGCCTCGAGAAGGCCGATACGGAGCTATGCCTCAAGTTGATTGACGAGATCCTAG AATTAGATCTAGCCGCCCTGATGCTGCTGAAGCACCCGACCTGCATGGAGACAGTCAAGCGCATGCGCGTGTACGTCGGCAACGCGCCCTCCTGGGAGATGAGCGAGAGCGAAGCGCTCACCTTCAGCAAGCAGGCGCATCGCATACGGAACAAGGCGGACGCGCTGTTCATCACCATGCGG GATTTGTTCGACGTGCCGGAAGGCCTGTCCTTCTGGGAGTACTTCAACGAGCGAGTCGCGCAGTTCAAAGCCGTCACCGCGGAGCTGCACGCCGACAAGTTATTAGAGATGGTGCACGAGCCTATAG aaatgagCCAACCCAGCCACCACACGATGAAGGCAGCCATCGACGCTGCCAATGAGGACGATGCGGCCGAATCTGAGGACGCGGCACAGAAGAAGAAGGCAACACCTG CTAAAGGCAAGAAAGAGAAAGTAAACAACACTCCATCAAAAACGCCGCTGAAACGACAATCTTCtagaaaacaacaacaacaagaagAGAAAGAAGCAGAGAAGCCCGCGGAAGAAGAGCCAAAAGAACCAGACGTTAACGAAAAGGAAGAAACTGAAAAAACTGACGCTAACGAAACACCCAAAGAGAATGACGACACTGAGAAAACAAATGATATTGAAAAGGCAAATGACATTGACTCAGAAGAAGCTGATAAGGAAGTTGAAAAACTAAATGATCAGTCAGAGAAAACTGAAGAGAAAGAGACAGAAGCTGAAGAAAAAGATAAGGGTCAAGGTGATAGTGAAAAAGTAGAGGACAGTCCGAAGGAAAAGGAATCGAATTCTAAAGAAAAGAATGATGAAGCTAAAAGTAAACCTGAATCGAGTAAAGAGAAATCAGAGGAAAAGGAGAGTGAAGAAAAGGATAAAACTGTTAAAGACAGTAAAAAATCGAAAGAAGACAAAAGTTCAAGTAGTGAAAAGAATTccaaaactaaagaaaaaaattcaaaagatGAAGCGAAAAACTCTAAAGATACTAAAGACGCTAAGAGTGTCAAAGTGGGGGATAAGCGGAAAGACAAGAAGGATGAGAAAGAGAAGTCGGAAGAGAAAGAGAAGGTTGATGTTGACGAGCCCCGGGCAAAGCGATCGAGAGAG
- the LOC141443200 gene encoding uncharacterized protein, translating into MDEFIQDSCLFEDIYSQYEDKNDFDKCIEKYENALSSNASKSDTKQTSTKDNKTNAISEQSNKSPVKKIIPVFGKKRNKASDIKKVTKKFVAPTKINNDVKKGNEANLTGTLLDDELSDLNRSVKNLSTNEITGNILPVNFMDAISDNATELNFNTFKPNDEYMLTGTEYNNNFANTANTDFPNNDYPNTNILTQSTPKAKTKKHSAFEGYIFNSINLLNDDEVPQNLSQESAVSEKSVAFSRNNSITSVTSLGKTYKNLDVKSFTEPQVVKGDKIQCFSKSTEKSIKECHEIPTEDSFLKLFKGRFDVDSSKNHKVVMTTEFGDIGFNVFYSDYIKDVGNMEDCNAGGNDAETRVLILKMYPKENATVKMNKK; encoded by the exons ATGGACGAATTTATTCAAGATTCGTGTTTATTTGAAGATATTTACAGTCAATACGAagataaaaatgattttgaCAAGTGTATCGAGAAATACGAGAATGCTTTGTCGTCAAATGCGAGTAAAAGTGATACGAAACAAACTTCAACAAAAG ATAATAAAACAAACGCAATCAGCGAGCAATCAAACAAATCAccagtgaaaaaaataataccagTTTTCGGTAAAAAACGGAATAAAGCAAGTGACATAAAAAAAGTAACGAAAAAGTTCGTCGCACCGACTAAAATCAATAATGATGTGAAAAAAGGAAATGAAGCAAATTTAACTGGGACATTACTCGACGATGAGCTGTCTGATCTTAATCGAAGTGTGAAGAATTTGAGTACaaatgaaattactggcaacaTTTTACCAGTCAATTTTATGGACGCCATTTCAGACAATGCTACAGAGCtcaattttaatacttttaaaccGAACGACGAATATATGCTTACTGGTACAGAATATAACAATAATTTCGCCAATACTGCCAATACTGATTTTCCTAATAATGATTATCCAAACACAAATATTCTAACCCAAAGTACACCTAAAGCTAAAACAAAGAAACATTCAGCATTCGAAGGATACATTTTCAATTCGATAAATCTACTCAACGATGATGAAGTACCACAGAATTTGTCGCAAGAAAGCGCCGTCTCTGAAAAATCGGTGGCATTTTCACGCAATAATTCCATAACTTCGGTTACTTCACTAGGCAAGACTTATAAAAACTTGGATGTCAAAAGTTTTACAGAACCTCAAGTAGTTAAAGGcgataaaatacaatgtttCAGCAAAAGTACAGAAAAGTCTATAAAGGAATGCCATGAAATACCGACTGAAGATAGCTTTTTAAAGCTATTCAAAGGTAGATTTGACGTGGACTCTTCCAAAAACCACAAAGTTGTAATGACAACAGAATTCGGCGATATAGGTTTCAATGTGTTCTACTCCGATTATATCAAAGATGTGGGAAATATGGAAGATTGTAATGCGGGTGGGAATGATGCAGAAACGagagttttgattttaaaaatgtacccCAAAGAAAATGCTACagttaaaatgaataaaaagtgA